The following nucleotide sequence is from Podospora bellae-mahoneyi strain CBS 112042 chromosome 1 map unlocalized CBS112042p_1, whole genome shotgun sequence.
TTACGTAATTTGCTTTTCCCTTCTGATATCCTTTCTATAATTTAGTTATTGTCTCTCCTCGAGTTAGGCTTATTGGGACAGGGGAACCCCCTCTATACTAACCTCCTTTACCGTGATTGCAGAAGAACTACTGTTTCCATAACCTTCGGTAGCCAAGATTATGTAATCGTGAGTGCCCAACTTGAGGTTACTTTTCTCCCAAGCAGTAAAGTGATTGGCTACAGTGATGGTACCTCCTACGCGATGATTCCTGCGAACCGACCAGAACTGATAGAAGGTGGCACGCCCAACGATCGAAGGCTGGTTCACTCTCTGCGTGCGGTAGATGTCGTAATCACTGCCGTCGCTGCTGACGGTGCCGAGGCGCGAAGTCCCGCTGCTGGGGTTATACGAGCCGAAGCTTTCGGCGATGTAGTACTCGATTAGGCTATTCTTGGTCCATCCGTATAGCGCGAGGTACGAGTTGACGTTCCTGCCGGACCACGTCCCGTTGTATTGGACAACCTTGGGACCGCCGGGGTTCCAACCTTTTCCGCCGACCCAGTTGCGGACGTTTGTCCAGGTGGCCGTGTAAGTCCTGTTGACTTAGTTGCGGTAGTCGACGCTGCCGCGGCCGTCAGACCAGTACGAGTAAAAATACCCGCTGTGGAAGCCGTTGCTTTCGGGGTCGCCTCTGGCGGTTGCAGGACACGACGGTCTTTCCGTGAAGTTTGGAGCCCAGGTCTACTGATCTGCCGAAGAGTTGTTCATCTGGGGGCACGGCTGCCGCTAGGGTTGCGGCGAGGCcagtgaggaagaggagaaatgCATCATGATAGCTGTGAACAAAAGTTGTGATGCAGAAGCTGTGTCTCTGATCTGGTGGCCTGAGGGATGGACGAAGGAAGTGTTTATACCCATTAAGGCGGTTTGGGCTACCGGCATTTGCCTTGCATAAGGAAGCTCCCATCACACGACACCAATACATTTAGATGATGCAAGTCCGATATActgaaatggtgagaa
It contains:
- the XYN2_1 gene encoding Endo-1,4-beta-xylanase 2 (COG:G; EggNog:ENOG503NW58; CAZy:GH11); this translates as TYTATWTNVRNWVGGKGWNPGGPKVVQYNGTWSGRNVNSYLALYGWTKNSLIEYYIAESFGSYNPSSGTSRLGTVSSDGSDYDIYRTQRVNQPSIVGRATFYQFWSVRRNHRVGGTITVANHFTAWEKSNLKLGTHDYIILATEGYGNSSSSAITVKEVSIEGVPLSQ